The Gossypium hirsutum isolate 1008001.06 chromosome D02, Gossypium_hirsutum_v2.1, whole genome shotgun sequence region aaatatattttattatagattttttttatggtaaagtcgtcatgattttaacagaattagaattaggttgagaaaattgaaatttattttttaagaaattaaattatgaaaatttaagtacACATGTCACAATTTgattgaattttataaaaaatatatttattttatttatgttttatttaataattttgagcttaaaaataaaagggaaaatttaATGCAAGTCCTATTTTCATTTTGTTGAACTTTTTTCTTTGGTCGTATTGACATGTGACACTCTTTAATCCCGTTAATCCTATGTCAATTTCAAAGAAAAGTTGATCCCGTTAGACCGCATTGCCAAACTGAtaaacagaagaaaaaaaaaaagataagtaCCACATTGGAAAATTTGAAACTACAGGTACcacattaaaatttttgttaaaatataggGAATATTTTGCCATTGTCCCTCAAGTTTACAATGAAAGAAGCATCCTAGATATTGAAGtgcataaaaatagaaaaatattaaggCAAAGGCCAAACACCTGAAATACCCTCCAACTCCAGGCTCGGAAGTCGGAAGTTCGCCTGCCTGCCTGCCTATCACAAATCCAAAAAACCCTAACTCTAAAAGACTCCTAAAAGCTAATTCCTGCTTTGAGCCGTTTCCTTTTATCtgttctatttctttcttttatttgtttctttaaaTACCCACCGTTAGTCTTTTCTTCTATCTTGCGttctttcgtttttttttttggtagaaatggttggaaaatgagtttttttttaaccTCTGTTAGTTTTTGAattgattttctttcttctatttgtTTGaaagtgtttgaattgaattttttccCTGCTTGTTTGAACTTACAAAAACTGCTACGGTtagtgtttgaattgaatttctTTCCCTGTTTGTTTCGATAgcaaatttctttttgttttccctGTTTGGCTCGTTTCCGCCTTCACCCAAATCTTGAAAAAGAATATAGAAAAGGAAAATTATGTCTTTAGAAGTGACGAGGAAAGAGAACCAACAGCCAACGCCACCAACAGGTGGTCATAACGGAAACGGCATGGCGCTGTTGCAGAGCATGGCGACGACGCACCGGTTACGGCTGAACCCTAACACGGAGCACAAGCCGGAAAGCTACGAGGGTTTGCATTTGGAGTTCAGTCCGCTTCTGTTCAGCTCCCTGGAACGTTACTTGCCTCCCCTGATGCTCTCCCACTCTCGTGACTCCAAGCTCCATTACATGCGCGATATTATTCTTCGTTACTCTCCTGAAGGCGAACGTACTCGCGTAAGCTTCCTTTCTCATTTTTACTACCTTTATTTTTGCTTCATATTGGTACATGTTTGTTTCAGGCCCTGATACTTTTTCCTTTAAAATGTAACGTCGTTGTTTatgttgttatgaaattatatatatgttactaCGTTATGGAAGGTGAAGATCTGATGAACTTTTATAATACAATGCAGTACGAggaatatatttattattttaaaattttaatctctgGAAATCGAAAATGATTTGCCTGGAGCAGATTTTAAATTAAGCGATGCTGGCTGTAACAACATTCTTTTATTGAGTGTTAACAGGTTCAAAAGCAGCGAGAATACAGGCAAAAGATTATATCACACTATCAGGTattgttttaaaaattgatttatgtCTGGAATATATTGTAGTTTGGTGTTTTCATCTTCATAAGCCTTATATATGTACGTATGCCTGTTATCTTTACTCTTATTTTGCAGCCTCTACATAGGGAACTGTATGCCATGCATGCCACAAACTTCTTTGCGCCCTCGTTTCTCAAAGCAATTAATGAGAATAAAGAGGAAAGTTTTAGAAGTATAATGGCTGAACCTACTCAAGGAGTTTTTACATTTGAAATGCTTCAGCCCCATTTCTGTGAATTGTTGTTATCTGAGGTTATACCATTGCCGccttctctttttttaaattttactttaacttccttgttttttagttttcatatttttcttatcaGGATCTGATTGCTTAggtagaaaactttgaaaaatgggTCCACGAGACAAAATTCAGAATCATGCGACCGAACACAATGAACAAATTTGGTGCTGTTTTAGATGACTTTGGTCTGGAAACCATGCTTGGCAAGTTGATGGAGGACTTTATCCGACCTATATCCAAAGGTATTTAATTTTCcatcatgagattgaaaaagcatgctactatatatatatatatatgcatattgaGAGTTAAAGCCTAgaaatatgttttcttttaattatttttggaaaaTGATCTGCAGTTTTCTTTTCTGATGTGGGTGGATCTACTCTGGATTCTCATCATGGTTTTGTTgttgaatatggaattaacagGGATGTTGAGCTTGGTAGGTTCTAACTTCTTTCTATGttcaattttcaattaaatccatTCTATTTGGCTCTGAatgataaagtttatattttataatgtaaGCTGTGCTATTTA contains the following coding sequences:
- the LOC107910642 gene encoding 2-oxoglutarate and iron-dependent oxygenase domain-containing protein CP2 isoform X3 → MSLEVTRKENQQPTPPTGGHNGNGMALLQSMATTHRLRLNPNTEHKPESYEGLHLEFSPLLFSSLERYLPPLMLSHSRDSKLHYMRDIILRYSPEGERTRVQKQREYRQKIISHYQPLHRELYAMHATNFFAPSFLKAINENKEESFRSIMAEPTQGVFTFEMLQPHFCELLLSEVENFEKWVHETKFRIMRPNTMNKFGAVLDDFGLETMLGKLMEDFIRPISKVFFSDVGGSTLDSHHGFVVEYGINRDVELGFHVDDSEVTLNVCLGKQFSGGDLFFRGVRCDKHVNTETQSDEILDYSHVPGRAVLHRGRHRHGARATTSGHRVNLLLWCRSLP
- the LOC107910642 gene encoding 2-oxoglutarate and iron-dependent oxygenase domain-containing protein CP2 isoform X1 → MSLEVTRKENQQPTPPTGGHNGNGMALLQSMATTHRLRLNPNTEHKPESYEGLHLEFSPLLFSSLERYLPPLMLSHSRDSKLHYMRDIILRYSPEGERTRVQKQREYRQKIISHYQPLHRELYAMHATNFFAPSFLKAINENKEESFRSIMAEPTQGVFTFEMLQPHFCELLLSEVENFEKWVHETKFRIMRPNTMNKFGAVLDDFGLETMLGKLMEDFIRPISKVFFSDVGGSTLDSHHGFVVEYGINRDVELGFHVDDSEVTLNVCLGKQFSGGDLFFRGVRCDKHVNTETQSDEILDYSHVPGRAVLHRGRHRHGARATTSGHRVNLLLWCRSSVFRELRKYQKDFSSWCGECQREKKERQRVSIAATKQELLKREGKPAT
- the LOC107910642 gene encoding 2-oxoglutarate and iron-dependent oxygenase domain-containing protein CP2 isoform X2; the protein is MSLEVTRKENQQPTPPTGGHNGNGMALLQSMATTHRLRLNPNTEHKPESYEGLHLEFSPLLFSSLERYLPPLMLSHSRDSKLHYMRDIILRYSPEGERTRVQKQREYRQKIISHYQPLHRELYAMHATNFFAPSFLKAINENKEESFRSIMAEPTQGVFTFEMLQPHFCELLLSEVENFEKWVHETKFRIMRPNTMNKFGAVLDDFGLETMLGKLMEDFIRPISKVFFSDVGGSTLDSHHGFVVEYGINRDVELGFHVDDSEVTLNVCLGKQFSGGDLFFRGVRCDKHVNTETQSDEILDYSHVPGRAVLHRGRHRHGARATTSGHRVNLLLWCRSSVFRELRKYQKDFSSWCGECQREKKERQRVSIAATKQREGKPAT